In a single window of the Pseudogemmatithrix spongiicola genome:
- a CDS encoding polyphenol oxidase family protein yields MLPPRLDIPVFERWGVRAFTTTRAAGDFNLSAADEAIRAQARERWIALHQALVGVGAPRLASALQVHGTKVLVHDAPFDGWVRIEGADGHIVIGAGAAAVTIADCVPAFVAHPSGTVGIVHAGWRGVAGGILPQALRLFSQLGFPVDECHVHLGPSICGRCYEVGTDVYEQLTGWETKRPRHVDLRALLAEQASQLGVARWSASGECTKCDNGDLFSHRAGDAGRQVACIYSGAA; encoded by the coding sequence ATGCTCCCGCCGCGGCTCGACATCCCCGTCTTCGAGCGATGGGGCGTGCGCGCCTTCACCACGACGCGCGCCGCGGGCGACTTCAACTTGAGCGCGGCGGACGAGGCAATCCGCGCGCAGGCCCGTGAGCGCTGGATCGCCCTGCATCAGGCGCTGGTCGGGGTCGGCGCGCCGCGCTTGGCCTCGGCCCTCCAGGTGCATGGCACGAAGGTGTTGGTGCACGATGCGCCCTTCGACGGCTGGGTCCGCATCGAGGGCGCCGATGGCCATATCGTGATCGGCGCGGGCGCCGCGGCCGTCACCATCGCGGACTGCGTGCCGGCTTTCGTCGCGCACCCGAGCGGCACCGTCGGCATCGTGCACGCTGGCTGGCGAGGCGTCGCCGGCGGCATCCTCCCGCAGGCACTGCGCCTGTTCTCCCAGCTCGGGTTCCCCGTCGACGAGTGCCACGTCCACCTCGGGCCCAGCATCTGCGGGCGCTGCTATGAGGTCGGCACGGACGTGTACGAGCAGCTCACGGGCTGGGAGACCAAGCGCCCGCGCCACGTGGACCTGCGGGCGCTGCTGGCGGAGCAGGCGAGTCAGCTCGGCGTCGCCCGGTGGAGCGCGAGCGGCGAGTGCACCAAGTGCGACAACGGGGACTTGTTCTCGCATCGCGCGGGTGATGCGGGGCGCCAGGTGGCCTGCATCTATAGCGGCGCGGCTTGA
- a CDS encoding ATP-dependent helicase translates to MSGGTPFPTLNPAQRAAVEHGDGPLLVVAGAGSGKTRVLTARIARLIAERGVLPQEILAVTFTNKAAGEMRERVGRALGEDPKGMWIGTFHGIGARLLRANAERVGRTAEYTIYDEDDTLGVIKRLMEKHRVSTKEFAPKAINGEISSAKNALVDVAEYEELARTPLAKAAAKVYCDLEPTMRAANAVSFDDLLVLPVRILREHEDVRTRLARRFRHVLVDEYQDTNRAQYEFVRLVAGEHRNVAVVGDDDQAIYGWRGADIRNILDFERDFPSATVVRLEENYRSTAAILELANNVIAENVGRRGKTLRPTRSGGDKVALLEAADDRDEAEAIADAIQDWRRRGHRYSDAAVLYRTNAQSRGFEEAMRKQAIPYRLVGATRFYDRREVRDLLAWLRLVANPQDDEAFRRAIQAPKRGIGDTSVELLAVEAAQAGVPLLEIARRAARGQVAGLPPAKRESLDIFTTLVDRLREAASDTSVDRLLVEIVEKSGYEVALRAEGPEGLERLENVRELVTSAAETIIDDGGEVGLRPLDHFLQRATLVTALDQLGPDADAVTMMTVHTAKGLEYGFVAVTGLEDGLFPLARAFDDPDTLEEERRLLYVAITRAGERLILSWAHQRRRNGELLPSIRTSFLRGLDDRQFDAQRTVRLRSTTRLAAPPREYGYRRRPTADDSADFARPRSAPAWSPREGRVPSFVADEEASQDLPSFTKGERVSHVKFGSGTIAEVSGGGKDAKVTVDFDDEAIGRKRLVIAFAGLTRAFE, encoded by the coding sequence GTGAGCGGCGGCACGCCGTTCCCCACGCTCAACCCTGCCCAGCGCGCCGCCGTCGAACATGGAGACGGTCCGCTGCTCGTCGTCGCGGGCGCCGGCTCCGGCAAGACCCGCGTGCTCACGGCCCGCATCGCGCGCCTCATCGCCGAGCGCGGCGTGCTGCCGCAGGAGATCCTCGCCGTCACGTTCACGAACAAGGCGGCGGGCGAGATGCGCGAGCGCGTCGGGCGCGCACTCGGCGAAGACCCGAAGGGCATGTGGATCGGCACCTTCCACGGCATCGGCGCCCGCCTGCTGCGGGCCAACGCCGAGCGCGTCGGGCGCACGGCCGAGTACACGATCTACGACGAGGACGACACCCTTGGCGTGATCAAGCGCCTGATGGAGAAGCATCGCGTCTCCACCAAGGAGTTCGCGCCGAAGGCCATCAATGGCGAGATCAGTTCCGCCAAGAATGCGCTCGTCGACGTCGCCGAGTACGAGGAGCTGGCCCGCACGCCGTTGGCGAAGGCGGCGGCCAAGGTGTATTGCGACCTCGAGCCGACGATGCGCGCGGCCAACGCCGTGAGCTTCGACGACCTGCTCGTGCTGCCGGTGCGCATCCTTCGTGAGCACGAGGACGTGCGGACGCGCCTCGCGCGGCGCTTCCGGCATGTGCTCGTCGACGAGTACCAGGATACGAACCGCGCCCAGTACGAGTTCGTGCGGCTGGTCGCGGGTGAGCATCGCAACGTCGCGGTCGTCGGTGACGACGACCAGGCCATCTACGGCTGGCGCGGCGCCGATATCCGCAACATCCTCGATTTCGAGCGCGATTTCCCGAGCGCCACGGTCGTGCGGCTCGAGGAGAACTACCGGTCGACCGCGGCCATCCTCGAACTCGCGAACAACGTCATCGCCGAGAACGTTGGTCGGCGCGGCAAGACGCTGCGGCCCACGCGCAGTGGCGGCGACAAGGTCGCGCTGCTCGAAGCCGCCGACGACCGCGACGAGGCGGAGGCGATCGCCGACGCCATCCAGGACTGGCGGCGCCGCGGACATCGCTACTCCGACGCGGCGGTGCTGTATCGCACCAACGCGCAGAGCCGCGGCTTCGAAGAGGCGATGCGCAAGCAGGCGATCCCGTATCGCCTCGTCGGGGCGACGCGCTTCTACGACCGCCGCGAGGTCCGCGACCTCCTCGCGTGGCTGCGCCTCGTCGCCAACCCGCAGGACGACGAAGCGTTCCGCCGCGCGATCCAGGCCCCCAAGCGCGGGATCGGCGACACCTCGGTCGAGCTCCTGGCCGTCGAGGCCGCGCAGGCCGGCGTACCGCTGCTCGAGATCGCCCGTCGTGCGGCGCGGGGGCAGGTCGCCGGCCTTCCGCCCGCGAAGCGTGAGTCGCTCGACATCTTCACGACGCTCGTCGATCGCCTGCGCGAGGCGGCCAGCGACACGTCGGTCGATCGCCTGCTCGTCGAGATCGTCGAGAAGTCGGGCTACGAGGTGGCGCTGCGCGCCGAAGGGCCGGAAGGCCTCGAGCGCCTCGAGAACGTGCGGGAACTGGTGACGTCGGCGGCCGAGACCATCATCGACGACGGCGGGGAGGTCGGCCTCCGCCCGCTCGATCACTTCCTGCAGCGCGCGACGCTGGTCACTGCGCTCGACCAACTCGGGCCCGATGCCGATGCGGTCACGATGATGACGGTGCATACCGCGAAGGGCCTCGAGTACGGCTTCGTCGCCGTGACGGGCCTCGAGGACGGACTGTTCCCGCTCGCGCGCGCCTTCGACGATCCGGACACGCTCGAGGAGGAGCGCCGGCTGCTCTACGTCGCGATCACGCGGGCCGGTGAGCGGCTCATCCTCAGCTGGGCGCACCAGCGCCGTCGCAACGGTGAGCTGCTGCCGAGCATTCGCACGAGCTTCCTGCGCGGCCTCGACGACCGACAGTTCGATGCGCAGCGCACGGTGCGGCTGCGCAGTACGACGCGACTGGCCGCGCCGCCGCGGGAGTACGGGTATCGCCGCCGGCCGACGGCGGACGACAGTGCGGACTTCGCGCGCCCGCGGTCCGCGCCGGCTTGGTCCCCGCGCGAGGGCCGCGTCCCCAGCTTCGTCGCCGACGAAGAAGCCTCGCAGGACCTCCCGAGCTTCACCAAGGGCGAGCGCGTGTCGCACGTGAAGTTCGGCTCGGGCACCATCGCCGAGGTGAGCGGCGGCGGCAAGGACGCCAAGGTCACCGTGGACTTCGATGACGAAGCAATCGGCCGCAAGCGGCTCGTGATCGCCTTCGCCGGCCTTACGCGGGCGTTCGAATAG
- a CDS encoding ribosomal L7Ae/L30e/S12e/Gadd45 family protein produces MDEAQQRKVLGLLGLGMRGRLAVVGVDRVREAVKGGKVRVAVVAKDASANARQKVDGLLAGRRVPTLEVDSAEELGRIAGKQSAAIVGVVDGKLAAGLLAIAATADAGREA; encoded by the coding sequence GTGGACGAGGCCCAGCAGCGGAAGGTGCTCGGGCTCCTGGGCCTCGGGATGCGCGGACGGCTCGCGGTGGTCGGAGTAGACAGGGTCCGCGAGGCGGTGAAGGGCGGGAAGGTGCGCGTGGCGGTCGTGGCGAAGGATGCCTCGGCCAATGCGCGACAGAAGGTGGATGGCTTGCTGGCGGGACGCCGCGTCCCGACGCTTGAGGTGGATTCGGCCGAGGAACTCGGTCGCATCGCCGGCAAGCAGAGCGCGGCGATCGTCGGCGTCGTGGATGGCAAGTTGGCAGCGGGACTCCTGGCGATCGCCGCAACGGCGGACGCAGGACGAGAGGCCTAA
- the nusA gene encoding transcription termination factor NusA — MAGSAEILMALRELADSKQIQRGELHDLLKDGILAALAKKHGPTVQAEVEIDDAKGDIRIVILKKVVEDVADQVTEIDLEEARYEDPDYQPGDLMEIPVSFEEFGRSAVQAAKQRIVQRVREGERTKIRDEFAGRVGDLLSGEIQQIERGKIVVMLNKFREAEAIIPYREQNHRETYTQGEPVRAVLKRIEETPKGPRLILSRADALFVQALFRLEVPEIQSGIVEIRAASREVGSRTKIAVVSKDDAIDPVGACVGLKGARVQAVVQELGGERIDIVPWSNDPERFAKLALAPAKVARVFSDPTTKTIQAVVDEDQLSLAIGRNGQNVRLASELTGWKIDLYSSREWLERGGDIPLFAPLPDEDAADVPLSDIEGLATATVAVLEAGGYRTLNDIIDLEREDFLKLPGIAPEEADRIIAILDELTEVGGESTAE; from the coding sequence ATGGCGGGTTCAGCGGAAATCCTGATGGCGCTGCGCGAGCTGGCGGACAGCAAGCAGATCCAGCGCGGGGAGCTGCACGATTTGCTCAAGGACGGCATCCTCGCCGCCTTGGCCAAGAAGCACGGCCCGACCGTGCAGGCCGAGGTGGAGATCGATGACGCCAAGGGCGACATCCGCATCGTCATCCTCAAGAAAGTCGTCGAGGACGTCGCCGACCAGGTGACCGAGATCGACCTCGAGGAAGCGCGCTACGAGGATCCCGACTACCAGCCGGGCGACCTCATGGAGATCCCGGTCTCCTTCGAGGAGTTCGGGCGTTCCGCCGTGCAGGCCGCCAAGCAGCGCATCGTGCAGCGCGTCCGCGAGGGCGAGCGCACGAAGATCCGCGACGAGTTCGCGGGTCGCGTCGGCGACCTGCTCTCGGGCGAGATCCAGCAGATCGAGCGCGGCAAGATCGTCGTGATGCTCAACAAGTTCCGCGAGGCGGAAGCGATCATCCCGTACCGCGAGCAGAACCACCGCGAGACGTACACGCAGGGCGAGCCGGTGCGCGCCGTGCTCAAGCGCATCGAGGAGACGCCGAAGGGCCCGCGCCTCATCCTCTCGCGCGCCGACGCGCTGTTCGTGCAGGCGCTGTTCCGCCTCGAGGTGCCGGAGATCCAGTCGGGCATCGTCGAGATCCGCGCGGCCTCGCGCGAGGTCGGCAGCCGCACCAAGATCGCCGTCGTCTCCAAGGACGACGCCATCGATCCGGTGGGCGCCTGCGTGGGCCTCAAGGGTGCACGCGTGCAGGCCGTCGTGCAGGAACTCGGCGGCGAGCGCATCGACATCGTGCCGTGGTCCAACGACCCCGAGCGCTTCGCCAAGCTCGCGCTCGCGCCGGCCAAGGTCGCGCGCGTGTTCTCGGATCCGACCACCAAGACCATCCAAGCCGTCGTCGACGAGGACCAGCTCTCGCTGGCCATCGGCCGCAACGGCCAGAACGTGCGCCTCGCCTCGGAGCTCACGGGCTGGAAGATTGACCTGTACTCGAGCCGCGAGTGGCTGGAGCGCGGGGGCGACATCCCGCTCTTCGCACCGCTGCCCGACGAGGACGCCGCGGACGTGCCGCTCTCCGACATCGAAGGCCTCGCCACGGCGACGGTCGCGGTGCTCGAGGCGGGCGGCTACCGCACGCTCAACGACATCATCGACCTCGAGCGCGAGGACTTCCTCAAGCTCCCCGGCATCGCGCCGGAAGAGGCCGATCGCATCATCGCCATCCTCGACGAGCTCACCGAAGTGGGTGGCGAGTCGACGGCGGAGTAA
- a CDS encoding roadblock/LC7 domain-containing protein, translating into MATIRDLVATLRRFDGVTAAAVLGRDGLLIDHDANAGLDAEQVAAHVPSILQFADELGGAASAGRLQTAVLEHEEATVVLAAMSADVVLLVLVRPDANLGALVYDIRRHRAGLAALV; encoded by the coding sequence GTGGCCACCATCCGCGACCTTGTTGCGACCCTCCGCCGTTTCGACGGCGTGACCGCCGCCGCCGTGCTGGGCCGGGACGGACTGCTCATCGATCATGACGCGAACGCCGGCCTCGATGCCGAACAGGTGGCGGCGCACGTGCCGTCGATCCTGCAGTTCGCGGACGAGCTTGGGGGGGCGGCTTCCGCCGGCCGCCTGCAGACGGCCGTGCTGGAGCATGAGGAGGCGACGGTCGTGCTTGCGGCCATGTCGGCCGACGTGGTGCTGCTGGTCCTGGTCCGCCCGGACGCGAACCTCGGAGCGCTTGTCTACGACATCCGCCGCCACCGCGCGGGCCTCGCGGCGCTCGTCTGA
- a CDS encoding response regulator: MTSPVPAPRRRILVADDEPHIGRIIKTKLEQGPFTVELVYDGAEALDALDRDPDAGLLILDLMMPRVTGLEVLERVRADARFARLPCLILTAAGQDHQEQDARRRGADEFMTKPFSPKRLLARVTELVEAGR, encoded by the coding sequence GTGACTTCGCCGGTCCCTGCCCCGCGCCGTCGCATCCTCGTCGCTGACGACGAGCCGCACATCGGACGCATCATCAAGACGAAGCTCGAGCAGGGGCCGTTCACCGTGGAACTCGTGTACGACGGCGCCGAAGCGCTCGATGCGCTGGACCGAGATCCCGATGCGGGACTTCTCATCCTCGACCTGATGATGCCGCGCGTCACGGGGCTCGAAGTCCTGGAACGCGTGCGGGCCGACGCACGCTTTGCGCGCCTGCCCTGCCTGATCCTCACGGCCGCAGGCCAAGACCACCAAGAACAGGACGCGCGCCGTCGCGGCGCCGATGAGTTCATGACCAAGCCGTTCAGCCCCAAGCGTCTGCTCGCTCGCGTCACCGAACTCGTCGAGGCGGGGCGATGA
- the rimP gene encoding ribosome maturation factor RimP: MKEALETLVNEELAPLGLELVELKVGGSKGRPVLDVRVDRLDLQKVQVGDCERASRAIEARLDAQPDLITSRYVLEVSSPGMERPLRHEREWRRFVGRRATVNSLKLHGRQDVDIVAVEGEAPDVSLRLRDAKGNEHVVALADVTDARLAFHWKP, translated from the coding sequence GTGAAGGAAGCGCTGGAAACCCTTGTCAATGAAGAACTTGCGCCGTTAGGCCTCGAGCTTGTCGAGCTCAAGGTCGGCGGGTCCAAGGGGCGCCCGGTGCTGGACGTGCGGGTGGACCGGTTGGACCTCCAGAAGGTGCAGGTCGGCGACTGCGAGCGTGCCTCGCGGGCGATCGAGGCGCGGCTGGATGCACAGCCGGACCTCATCACGTCGCGCTACGTGCTCGAGGTGTCGTCGCCGGGGATGGAGCGGCCGTTGCGCCACGAGCGGGAGTGGCGGCGGTTCGTCGGGCGCCGCGCGACCGTGAACAGCCTCAAGCTGCATGGGCGGCAGGACGTGGACATCGTCGCGGTCGAGGGTGAGGCGCCAGACGTCTCGCTGCGCCTGCGGGATGCGAAGGGCAACGAGCACGTGGTCGCGCTCGCGGACGTCACGGACGCCCGCCTCGCGTTCCACTGGAAGCCATAG
- the serS gene encoding serine--tRNA ligase has protein sequence MLDPRLVREDAAALRDAMRRRAKLDLYGPLIDELEALDRTRRTSIARVEERKAERNRVTQEVGKRKKAGEDASELQANARVIGEEIAALEAQLEVTQQRFDELLLGLPNLTLADVPAGDETHNVVVRSWGEPRAAESVKPHWEVGESLGLFDLPRGAKVSGSGFIVYRGAGARLVRSLMNLMLDLHTTEFGYDETWVPVVVNRATMTGTGQLPKFEDDMYALKDEDLFLIPTAEVPVTNLFRDEILAADELPKALCAYSPCFRREAGSAGKDTRGLLRVHEFDKVELVRYCAPEDGEAQLELLLSHAEAVLQRLGLPYRVVLLAAGDTGFASAKTYDLEVFAPGVGKWLEVSSCSLFTDFQGRRANIRFRPAPGEKPRFVYTLNASGVAFPRVIAALLEHFQQADGSVHLPAALAAVFGRDRLG, from the coding sequence GTGCTCGATCCCCGACTCGTCCGCGAGGACGCGGCGGCGCTGCGTGACGCCATGCGCCGCCGCGCGAAGCTCGACCTCTATGGACCGCTGATCGACGAACTCGAGGCGCTCGACCGCACGCGGCGCACGTCCATCGCGCGTGTAGAGGAGCGGAAGGCCGAACGCAACCGCGTCACGCAGGAAGTCGGCAAGCGCAAGAAGGCCGGCGAGGACGCCAGCGAGTTGCAGGCGAATGCCCGGGTCATCGGCGAGGAGATTGCCGCCCTCGAGGCGCAGTTGGAGGTCACGCAGCAGCGCTTCGACGAGCTGCTGCTCGGGCTTCCCAACCTCACGCTGGCTGACGTGCCGGCCGGAGACGAGACGCACAACGTCGTCGTCCGCAGCTGGGGCGAGCCGCGCGCGGCCGAGAGCGTGAAGCCGCACTGGGAAGTCGGGGAGTCCCTCGGGCTCTTCGACCTGCCGCGCGGCGCGAAGGTCTCGGGCTCGGGCTTCATCGTGTATCGCGGCGCCGGCGCGCGTCTCGTGCGCTCGCTGATGAACCTCATGCTCGACCTGCACACCACGGAGTTCGGGTACGACGAGACCTGGGTGCCCGTGGTGGTCAACCGTGCCACCATGACCGGCACGGGACAGCTCCCGAAGTTCGAGGACGACATGTACGCCCTCAAGGACGAGGATCTCTTCCTCATCCCGACGGCGGAAGTCCCGGTGACCAACCTGTTCCGCGACGAGATCCTCGCCGCGGACGAGCTGCCGAAGGCGTTGTGCGCCTACTCGCCCTGCTTCCGTCGCGAGGCGGGCTCGGCCGGCAAGGACACGCGCGGCCTGCTGCGCGTGCATGAGTTCGACAAGGTCGAGCTCGTCCGCTACTGCGCGCCGGAGGACGGCGAGGCGCAGCTCGAGCTGCTGCTCTCGCACGCCGAAGCCGTCTTGCAGCGTCTGGGTCTGCCGTATCGCGTCGTGCTGCTCGCCGCGGGCGACACCGGCTTCGCCAGCGCCAAGACCTACGACCTCGAGGTCTTCGCGCCTGGGGTGGGGAAGTGGCTCGAAGTCTCGAGCTGCTCGCTGTTCACGGACTTCCAGGGGCGCCGCGCCAACATCCGCTTCCGCCCCGCGCCTGGCGAGAAGCCGCGCTTCGTGTACACGCTGAACGCGTCGGGCGTCGCATTCCCCAGGGTGATCGCCGCGTTGCTCGAGCACTTCCAGCAGGCGGATGGCAGCGTGCACCTGCCGGCCGCGCTCGCCGCCGTCTTCGGCAGGGATCGTCTCGGGTGA
- a CDS encoding zinc dependent phospholipase C family protein: protein MPRARPGVMRRGPLGLVLAALLLLALTPTDALAWTPGTHVMLGEALLRSADLLLPAALAQLLKAHPFEFLYGSIAADTSFAKRYAKVGRHCHYWHVGDEILDRARDDALRAFGYGYLAHLAADVVAHNHFVPHQLAISSATSGAGHAYWEARFESALGEQWSRRAREVILLEHDQADEHLDRILSPTIFSTPTNRRIFRGMVHASDVGAYQRVLGLMAANSRWPLRENAVGAHVDRAFDHIVDLFVRGEQAVARRSDPSGEDALREAKLIRKGALERGGERAARKDAADRFALPAADLPFVAKLPRPLYEPIRTPA from the coding sequence ATGCCGCGGGCGCGTCCAGGCGTGATGCGGCGCGGGCCCCTCGGGCTCGTTCTCGCGGCGCTGCTGCTGCTGGCGCTCACCCCGACGGATGCGCTGGCGTGGACGCCGGGCACGCACGTGATGCTGGGCGAGGCCCTGCTCCGCTCCGCCGACCTGCTGTTGCCCGCCGCGCTCGCGCAGCTGCTGAAGGCGCATCCCTTCGAGTTCCTCTATGGCTCGATCGCCGCGGACACGAGCTTCGCCAAGCGCTACGCCAAGGTGGGGCGCCACTGCCACTACTGGCATGTCGGCGACGAGATCCTCGACCGCGCGCGCGATGACGCGCTGCGCGCCTTTGGCTACGGCTACCTGGCGCACCTCGCGGCGGACGTCGTCGCGCACAATCACTTCGTGCCGCACCAACTGGCCATCTCCAGCGCGACCAGCGGTGCCGGACATGCATACTGGGAAGCGCGCTTCGAGTCGGCGCTCGGCGAGCAGTGGTCGCGACGCGCCCGCGAGGTGATCCTGCTGGAGCACGACCAGGCGGACGAGCATCTCGACCGCATCCTGTCGCCGACGATCTTCAGCACGCCGACGAACCGCCGCATCTTCCGCGGGATGGTGCATGCCTCCGACGTCGGTGCATACCAGCGGGTGCTCGGCCTGATGGCGGCCAACAGCCGCTGGCCGCTCCGCGAGAACGCCGTGGGCGCGCACGTGGACCGCGCGTTCGATCACATCGTCGACCTCTTCGTGCGTGGCGAGCAGGCCGTCGCGCGCCGCAGCGACCCCAGCGGCGAGGATGCGCTGCGCGAGGCGAAGCTCATCCGGAAGGGCGCGCTCGAGCGGGGCGGCGAGCGCGCGGCCCGCAAGGATGCCGCGGACCGCTTCGCGCTCCCCGCGGCCGACCTGCCGTTCGTGGCGAAGCTGCCGCGCCCGCTCTACGAACCTATTCGAACGCCCGCGTAA
- the murA gene encoding UDP-N-acetylglucosamine 1-carboxyvinyltransferase, which produces MSQPQFIVEGGRPLAGSIRPTGNKNAALPIVCAALLTDQPVTLENVPRIRDIESLLSLVRAAGASAEWTAANTLVIHAKTVRGDTLPPDLCARIRASILLAGPLLARCGEVTLAPPGGDVIGRRRLDTHVLALEALGATHEFGERIVFRAKALTGADIFLDEPSVTGTENAIMAAVAAKGTTILHNAASEPHVQDLCEMLVALGAQIEGIGSNVLTIHGGRPLHGGTFRIGPDHIEVGSFIGLAAVTRSRLVIEDAGVQHLRSIRMGFDRLGVTTEISGADLIVPAEQEMRIRSDLGGAVPKLEDQPWPAFPADVMSIAIVTATQCEGIILIHEKMFESRMFFVDKLVGMGARIVLCDPHRALVSGPTQLRGAQVESPDIRAGMAMLIAALCAQGTSVINNIGQIERGYERIDERLNALGARIQRVANG; this is translated from the coding sequence ATGTCCCAGCCTCAGTTCATCGTCGAGGGCGGCCGACCCCTCGCCGGCAGCATCCGGCCCACCGGCAACAAGAACGCCGCCCTGCCCATCGTCTGCGCGGCGCTGCTCACGGACCAGCCGGTCACGCTGGAGAACGTCCCGCGCATCCGGGACATCGAGTCGCTGCTCAGCCTCGTGCGCGCGGCGGGCGCCAGCGCCGAGTGGACGGCCGCGAACACGCTGGTGATTCACGCCAAGACGGTCCGTGGCGACACGCTCCCCCCCGATCTCTGCGCACGCATCCGCGCAAGCATCCTGCTGGCCGGCCCGCTGCTCGCCCGCTGCGGCGAGGTCACACTGGCCCCGCCGGGCGGCGACGTCATCGGCCGCCGCCGGCTCGACACGCACGTGCTGGCCCTCGAAGCTCTCGGCGCCACGCATGAGTTCGGCGAGCGCATCGTCTTCCGCGCCAAGGCGCTCACGGGCGCCGACATCTTCCTCGACGAGCCGTCGGTCACGGGCACCGAGAACGCCATCATGGCGGCCGTCGCCGCCAAGGGCACGACGATCCTCCACAACGCGGCCTCCGAGCCGCACGTGCAGGACCTCTGCGAGATGCTCGTCGCGCTCGGCGCGCAGATCGAGGGCATCGGCTCCAACGTGCTGACCATCCACGGCGGGCGCCCGCTGCACGGCGGCACGTTCCGCATCGGACCCGATCACATCGAAGTCGGTTCGTTCATCGGCCTCGCCGCGGTGACGCGCTCGCGGCTCGTCATCGAGGATGCCGGCGTGCAGCACCTGCGCTCGATCCGCATGGGCTTCGACCGGCTCGGCGTCACGACCGAGATCAGCGGGGCGGACTTGATCGTGCCCGCCGAGCAGGAGATGCGCATCCGCAGCGACCTTGGCGGTGCCGTCCCGAAGCTCGAGGACCAGCCGTGGCCGGCGTTTCCGGCGGACGTGATGTCCATCGCGATCGTCACGGCGACGCAGTGCGAGGGCATCATCTTGATCCATGAGAAGATGTTCGAGTCGCGGATGTTCTTCGTCGACAAGCTCGTGGGCATGGGCGCGCGCATCGTGCTCTGCGATCCGCATCGCGCCTTGGTGAGCGGTCCGACGCAGCTGCGTGGGGCGCAGGTCGAGAGCCCGGACATCCGCGCCGGCATGGCCATGCTCATCGCGGCGCTCTGCGCGCAGGGCACGAGCGTGATCAACAACATCGGCCAGATCGAGCGCGGCTACGAGCGCATCGACGAGCGGCTCAACGCGCTCGGCGCCCGCATCCAGCGCGTCGCCAACGGCTGA